DNA from Methanocalculus alkaliphilus:
CGACCGAGGTCTGGAAGTACGGGGAGAAGGAGAGCACCCGTGCCGCATCGACCGCCCGGAGTGCGACACACCTGCTGAAGATGGCCTATACCATCGGTTTTCTTAAAGAACAGCTCCTCCAGAACCGGTCATCGACGCTGAGGGAGATGTACTATATCTCTGAGTCCTGGAAGAAGGCGAAGTTTGCTGCACAGGATGAGAGTAACTATCTCGTCGAGGATCTCGAGATCGTCACGCATGTTGAACGGGAGGCCTTCCATCTCCGGCCCGAGGAGGACGGGGCGTCGATCTTTGGCTCTCTCAGACTGCGTGAGTCGACCCGCCGTGGGATCCGTGAGATCCACTGCCGGGATGATGTGGGGGAGGCCGGGTATTCCATCCCAAATAATGTCGGGAATGTTGATCTGATCGACCATGACGCGAAGTTCGTCATTGCGATGGAGACCGGCGGTATGTATGCCCGTCTCCAGGAGAACGGTTTTGATGAAGAGTTCGGTGCGATCCTCGTCCATCTCAAAGGCCAGCCGGCCCGGTCGACCCGGCGGATGCTGAAGAAGCTGAACGAGGATCTGAAGCTCCCGATCCTCATCTTCACCGATGGCGACCCCTGGAGTTACCGGATCTACGCCTCGGTCGCCTATGGCTCGATCAAGAGCGCCCATATGTCCGAGCTCCTCGCCACCCCGGCGGCGCAGTTTGTGGGTGTCCAGCCCTCGGACATCCGGGACTATGATCTCCCTGCCGACAGCTTAAGCGAGCAGGATATCGCCGCCCTGAAGGCAGAGCTGACCGACCCCCGGTTTGCAACAGACTACTGGCGCGAGCAGATCAATCTTCAGTTGTCGATGGGGCTGAAGTCGGAGCAGCAGGCGTTTGCGGCGAGGGGGCTGGATTTTGTGACGGGGGAGTACCTGCCGAAGCGGTTGAAGGAGATGGGGGTTGTGTGAGAGGAGGATTTTACATAATATGATTATTTCTGAAGCGTTTCGTAAAAATCGATCAGCACCTTTTCCATATTTCCCCAGTTATATTTTTCGATAACTGCCCTTCTTCCATTTTCACCCATCCTTCTTGCCTCCGCAGGGTTACTTAAGAGATAGTCAAGAGCCTCTGCGATGGCCTCCACATCTGCCGGATCAACAAGGATACCACAGTCTGCATCTTCAACCACTCTTCGTATCTCTGGCAAATCACTGGCAATAACCGGGAGCCCCATCAGCATGTAGTCGAAGAGTTTGTTTGGGAGACCTATTGAAATATTATAATAATGTGGCTGAAAGAGGAGAAGGCCGAGGTAACATTTACTCAGTTCTTCATACATTCTGCGATAAGGAAGATGACCTGTTGTCGCTATCCAGCTCCATTTATCATCCATATCAGGTACACAATCCACAAGATCAAACCTGATATTACCAATAAGTTTGAGTGATACATCAGTGTGAAGAGGGATTATTCGTTCAACCGCAAGAATCCCCTCAAGGATTCCATGGAAGAGATGCATATTCCCGGCAACAGATACAATGATTTTTCCTTCATTATCTGAATGACAAACAATGTTATATTCAGGGATTGAAAAGTTTGAGATGATAATTGATCTAATTCCTCTTCTTTCAAACCGCTCAGCAACACTTTCACTGACAGCTATTATACCATCAGATTGTTTCGCCAATACATGTTCAATAATATTTACAATTGATCCTACGACCCTCTGTCGAATGGATCCTTCTTGCATATGAAAGTCGAACGGGATTTCACTAGGCCAATGTTCATGAACATCATACACTACAGGTTTGCGTAAGAGTAACTTCAGAACAAGACCGATCAGAAGAGAGTCAGGCTCATGGCAATGGAATACATCTGTATCCACCTTTCTTGCTGCAAGAAAGATTCGAAAAATGGTTAGCGGATGAAAGAGAAGCGATTTTGATTTTTTTACAGTAATTATTTTGATGCCAGCCTCATCGAACCTATCTGAAATATCACTAGGGGCAATAATCGTCACAGCATGTTTTTTCGCAAGGCTTCGCGCCTCTTTCTGGAAGATTCTTCCATCATTGTATGGATGAGTTGTGGTGAGCATGGAGATTTTCATAAATTGTCCAGATCCAGATAATTTCGAGTAGAGATATTTATTGATAAGCTCAATTTCCTATCTTCAGGATGTTCGACAATAATAGGACGTGGGGCTGATTAATCATTTCCAATGCAAAAATGTATCATACTAACCATCATATTTGTAATGAACTGAGATCTTTTGAGAGATTATATGCAGATCCCAATCGCCCGCCCATCCCTTGGCCCTGAAGAAGCAGAAGCCGTTACTGCCGTCCTTGCATCCGGAATCATCGCCGAAGGACCCGTTACCAGATCATTTGAGCATGAATTTGCCACGTACTGCGGGGTTGCCCATGCCGTTGCCATAAACAATGGGACCGCCGCTCTCCATGCAGCTCTTCTTGCAGCAGGGGTGGGATCTGGTGATGAGGTAATTGTCCCTGCATTCACCTTCTTTGCAACCGCATCATCGGTTGCGATGACCGGGGCAAAACCGGTCTTTGCGGATGTGCTGAGAGATACCTGTTGTATCGATCCGGATTCTGTATGTGATCGGATCACAGAAAAGACGAAAGCGGTGATCGGTGTCCACCTCTATGGCCAGCCCTGCGATGTGTTTCTACTGAGAGAGATCTGCTCAGACCGGGGACTTGTCTTCATTGAGGATGCAGCACAGGCTCATGGAGCGGAGATCAATGGAGCGAAGGTGGGCTCAATCGGGGATCTCGCCTGCTTCTCCTTCTATGCCACCAAGAATATGGCGACCGGAGAAGGGGGGATGGTGACAACCAACTCAGCTGATCTACATGACCGGCTCCGGCGGATCATCAACCACGGGCAGTCCGAGAAGTACATCCATACCGAGATCGGGTACAACTACCGAATGACCGATATTGCCGCTGCCATCGGGCGGGTGCAGCTGTCGAAACTGGATGGATTCATCCAGGCACGGCAGGAGAATGCAACATTCTTCAACGAGCATATCGATGTCACCGGCATCATCACCCCTGTCGTTGCTCAGGGCAGATCCCCTGTCTGGCACCAGTATGTAATACAGGTAACAGAGGATGCCCCGCTCTCCCGTGAGGAACTGATGGCGTACCTGAAGGAGCAGGGGATCGGATCTGCCATCCACTACCCGGTGCCGCTCCACAGGCAGCCGGTCTTTGCATCAATTGGAGCTGATGGTGGGATTGCATGCCCGGTTGCAGATGAACTCGCAGAAAAGGTTCTCTCGCTTCCTGTCCATCCCGGTGTCGGTGCAGCAGAGCGGCAATATATTGTGGATGCTTTGAACAAGCCATAACTTGGGTTTTCAATAAGGAATGGAGAGTATGAGATGAGGGATGCTGGTGTTATCGGGTGTGGGGTTATGGGCAGGAACCATGTCCGGGTCTATAGTGAACTGAAGGAGGTCGGGACAACCTATGTCTTTGACCTTGATACAAAGAGTGCCGAAGAGGTGGCTGCCTATACCGGAGCCGAGGTCTGTTCATCAATTGAGGAACTACTCCGAAAGGTCGATCTCGTCTCGCTTGCTGTCCCCACCCGGTTCCATTTTGAGACAGCAAAACAGGTGATCGGATCCGGAGTGCATACCTTGATTGAAAAACCGATCTGCGGAACCGCAACCGAGGCAGAAAAGCTGATACAGGAAATTCCTGAGGGGATTGTCGTTGGTGTTGGGCATATCGAGCGGTTCAACCCGATCGTCCCTGAGATCAGAAGAATCGCAACCGCCCCCCAGTATGTCGCCTTCCACCGGCACAACCCGGCATCCGGCCGGATCACTGATGCCTCGATCGTCGAGGATCTGATGATCCATGACATCGACATCCTCTTCAATGCCTTCTTCCCGGATCAGGAGTATTCCTTCTCGGCACGCGGGAACGGCGATATCGCCCTCGTCCTCGGATCAGTTGATACCACCTCCTTCTATCTCTCTGCATCCCGGAAATCCGCAAAGAAGATCCGATCGATCTATATCGAGGAGGAAGAGCGGACGATTGAAGGCGACTTCATGACCCAGGAGATCTTTGTGTACCGCAAGCCCGAGACCTATGATCAGACCAATGGCCTGTATAGGCAGGAGAATATCATCGAGAAGGTACTCGTCAATAAGGTCGAGCCCCTGAAGGTCGAGCTCCAGGCATTTGTACGGGCAGCTCACGACGGCAAACCATTTGAGGTGACACCGGAACAGGGGCTCCTGAATCTCCAGATCTGTGAAGAGGTTATGGAGGAGATGAAGAGGTGAAGATCGTCTCAATCGTCGGCGCCCGCCCCCAGTTCATCAAGTGTGCCCCGGTCTCACGGGCACTCCGAAAGGATCATCAGGAGATTCTGGTGCATACCGGCCAGCATTATGATGAGAATATGTCCGGCATCTTCTTTGAGGAACTATCCATTCCAACACCCGACTATCATCTTGGGATCGGATCCGGCTCCCATGGTGCGCAGACCGGCCGGATGCTCGCTGCGATTGAAGAGGTGCTGCTGAAGGAGACCCCGGATATGGTCATCATCTATGGTGACACCAACTCCACCCTCGCCGGTGCGCTGGCCGCTGCAAAACTCCATATTCGGATCGCCCATGTCGAGGCCGGCCTCCGGAGCTTTGACCGCAGCATGCCTGAGGAGATCAACCGTGTCCTCACCGACCATGCATCTGATCTCCTCTTTGTCCCAACCGAAAACGGGGTTGCAAACCTCGCCCGTGAGGGTATTGAAAAGGGTGTGCATCGTGTCGGGGATGTGATGGTCGATGCCCTCCTCTTCAACCGGGAGCTGGCAGCACGATCCGATATTCTGGATCGACTGGATCTCAAAACAGGTGCATATTACCTCGCCACTGTCCACCGTCCCAGCAACACCGATGATGAAAAGAACCTCAGGTCGATCATGGCCGCATTTGCCGCTCTTGATCTGCCCGTGATCTTCCCCGCCCACCCGAGGACGCGGAAGTTCCTTGAGCAGTACGGAATTGCTGGTGACACAATCACAAATGTCCGTCTCATCGAGCCGCTCCCCTACCTCGATATGCTTGCACTGCTCGGCCAGGCAGCCGCTGTCCTCACCGACTCAGGCGGTGTCCAGAAGGAGGCATATATCCTGCAGGTTCCCTGTATCACCCTGCGGGAGAATACCGAGTGGGTTGAGACAGTTGAGGATGGCTGGAACGTGCTTGCAGGTGCGGATACAAACCGTATCATTGCAGCTGTCAATCAGATCACCGGAGAGAGGCGAAATCAGCAGAACGGGCAATTCCGGACCCACTCCGCACACTATGGCGATGGCACCGCCGCAGACGCGATCAGACGGATTATCAGTGCATTTGACAAAGAATAAGAGAGACAACATTATCGATGGATTGAACCAGAGGAGACGAACATGACAGACCGGCACCCAGAGAACCACCAGAATCATCTCGCAACACTGTTCAAAGAACGCGGCCCCATCAGAACCATCGGTGTCATTGGCATGGGCTATGTCGGGATCCCCGCCGCCGTCCTCTTCGCCGATATCCCCGGGATCACCCATGTCTACGGGTTCCAGCGGGACTCAAAGACCTCGGGCTACAAGATCGCGATGCTGAACCGGGGCGAATCCCCCCTCAAAGGCGAGGAGCCGGGGCTTGAGCCGCTCCTCAAAAAGGTTGTTTCTACCGGGACCTTCTCCTGCACACCGGACTTTACAAAAATTGCAGACTGCGATGCGGTGACCCTTGCCATCCAGACCCCATTTCTGAATCATGCAGATCTCCTCCCTGACTTCACCCCGCTCATCGACGGGCTCCGGCATGTCGGTCAGAACCTCCGGCCCGGAATGCTTGTTGTCCTTGAATCGACCATCACTCCCGGTACCACCGCCGGGATGGCCCGGCAGATCCTCGAAGAGGAGTCCGGGCTTGTTGCCGGCCGGGACTTCGCCCTCGCCCATGCCCCTGAGCGGGTGATGGTCGGCCGGCTGCTCAGAAACATCCGCGAGCATGACCGGATCGTCGGCGGGATCGATCCCATCTCAACAGAGCGTGCCGTGGAGCTCTATACCCCGGTTCTGACGACCGGCCGCGTCATCCCGATGACCGCAACCGCCGCCGAGGTGACCAAGACCGCAGAGAACACCTTCCGCGACCTCCAGATTGCCGCCGCGAACCAGCTCGCCCTCTACTGCGAGGCGATGGGCGTGAACTTCTATGATGTCCGGGCCGGGATCGACTCGCTGAAGGGCGAGGGGATCACCCGTGCCATCCTCTGGCCAGGTGCCGGGGTCGGCGGCCACTGCCTGACGAAGGATACCTATCACCTGGAGCGTGGGGTTCAGCTCGCCGCAGAAGCAAGAGATACAACAGAAGCTGAGGACGTGGCAGAAGTAGGGAACGCAGCAGAGTCCGGAAAACCCGGAAAATTCCCGGTGGCAAGAAAAGCCAGAGCCACTGTCCTCGACTATCCCGAAGGGCGGCCCTCGCTCTACACCCTCGCCCGCGAGATCAACGACTTCATGCCCGCCCATATGCTCCACCTCACCGTGGCCGCCCTTGCAGAAGCCGGAAAACCCCTGAAAGGCGCCCGGATCGCCCTCCTCGGCTGGGCCTTCATCAACGATAGCGACGACGCCCGGAACAGCCCGTCTGATCCATTCTATCAGGCTGCAACGGCGGCGGGGGCCGAGGTCCGGGTGCACGACCCCTGGGTCGACCCCGCCACCTCGCCGGATCTCCCGAGCCCCGATCAGCCGGACGGCGGCCTCACCATGGATCTGGAGCAGGCGCTCGCCGGTGCAGATGCCGTGGTGATCTTCACCGGGCATGCGGCGTACCGGGGGCTGGTGCCTGAGGATGTGAAACGATGGTGCGGGTGCGAGCGGCCAGCGATCGTGGATGGAAGGAATGTTGTGGAGCCGGAGGAATGGGTGAAGGCAGGGTTTGTGTATAAAGGGGTTGGGAGAGGGGATTTATAATCGTCCCTAAAAAAAAAAATCAAAACCTTGCTATTCGTGATTGCGATTCTTACACATCTCCACGATTTCATTGATGAAAGCATCCAGTTCTTCACCACTGGTGTCCATTGTTGGTTCAGCACGACCTTTTGCAAGGGTATGTATAATCCATTGTTTGATCAAATCAGAATCTTGAGGGATCACTTCAGCGATGCCGAGGGAGCGTTCGTGTACGTAGTAACTTTCGAAACTATCTGCATCCTTTATTCGTGGGTTTAAAATTCCACTCCGAATACCACCCCATGCTGCTTCGATGACAATCGAACTATCATAAGTAATATGCAAATCTACTTTCCGGAGCACAAGTGGTAATGGCAGAAAACT
Protein-coding regions in this window:
- a CDS encoding DNA topoisomerase IV subunit A, coding for MKEISESDQKKNTHTIDRLVGIARQWYDQIADGEIPSINLPIRTKQNITYDDATEVWKYGEKESTRAASTARSATHLLKMAYTIGFLKEQLLQNRSSTLREMYYISESWKKAKFAAQDESNYLVEDLEIVTHVEREAFHLRPEEDGASIFGSLRLRESTRRGIREIHCRDDVGEAGYSIPNNVGNVDLIDHDAKFVIAMETGGMYARLQENGFDEEFGAILVHLKGQPARSTRRMLKKLNEDLKLPILIFTDGDPWSYRIYASVAYGSIKSAHMSELLATPAAQFVGVQPSDIRDYDLPADSLSEQDIAALKAELTDPRFATDYWREQINLQLSMGLKSEQQAFAARGLDFVTGEYLPKRLKEMGVV
- a CDS encoding glycosyltransferase family 4 protein, whose product is MKISMLTTTHPYNDGRIFQKEARSLAKKHAVTIIAPSDISDRFDEAGIKIITVKKSKSLLFHPLTIFRIFLAARKVDTDVFHCHEPDSLLIGLVLKLLLRKPVVYDVHEHWPSEIPFDFHMQEGSIRQRVVGSIVNIIEHVLAKQSDGIIAVSESVAERFERRGIRSIIISNFSIPEYNIVCHSDNEGKIIVSVAGNMHLFHGILEGILAVERIIPLHTDVSLKLIGNIRFDLVDCVPDMDDKWSWIATTGHLPYRRMYEELSKCYLGLLLFQPHYYNISIGLPNKLFDYMLMGLPVIASDLPEIRRVVEDADCGILVDPADVEAIAEALDYLLSNPAEARRMGENGRRAVIEKYNWGNMEKVLIDFYETLQK
- a CDS encoding DegT/DnrJ/EryC1/StrS family aminotransferase, with amino-acid sequence MQIPIARPSLGPEEAEAVTAVLASGIIAEGPVTRSFEHEFATYCGVAHAVAINNGTAALHAALLAAGVGSGDEVIVPAFTFFATASSVAMTGAKPVFADVLRDTCCIDPDSVCDRITEKTKAVIGVHLYGQPCDVFLLREICSDRGLVFIEDAAQAHGAEINGAKVGSIGDLACFSFYATKNMATGEGGMVTTNSADLHDRLRRIINHGQSEKYIHTEIGYNYRMTDIAAAIGRVQLSKLDGFIQARQENATFFNEHIDVTGIITPVVAQGRSPVWHQYVIQVTEDAPLSREELMAYLKEQGIGSAIHYPVPLHRQPVFASIGADGGIACPVADELAEKVLSLPVHPGVGAAERQYIVDALNKP
- a CDS encoding Gfo/Idh/MocA family protein, with the translated sequence MRDAGVIGCGVMGRNHVRVYSELKEVGTTYVFDLDTKSAEEVAAYTGAEVCSSIEELLRKVDLVSLAVPTRFHFETAKQVIGSGVHTLIEKPICGTATEAEKLIQEIPEGIVVGVGHIERFNPIVPEIRRIATAPQYVAFHRHNPASGRITDASIVEDLMIHDIDILFNAFFPDQEYSFSARGNGDIALVLGSVDTTSFYLSASRKSAKKIRSIYIEEEERTIEGDFMTQEIFVYRKPETYDQTNGLYRQENIIEKVLVNKVEPLKVELQAFVRAAHDGKPFEVTPEQGLLNLQICEEVMEEMKR
- the wecB gene encoding non-hydrolyzing UDP-N-acetylglucosamine 2-epimerase → MKIVSIVGARPQFIKCAPVSRALRKDHQEILVHTGQHYDENMSGIFFEELSIPTPDYHLGIGSGSHGAQTGRMLAAIEEVLLKETPDMVIIYGDTNSTLAGALAAAKLHIRIAHVEAGLRSFDRSMPEEINRVLTDHASDLLFVPTENGVANLAREGIEKGVHRVGDVMVDALLFNRELAARSDILDRLDLKTGAYYLATVHRPSNTDDEKNLRSIMAAFAALDLPVIFPAHPRTRKFLEQYGIAGDTITNVRLIEPLPYLDMLALLGQAAAVLTDSGGVQKEAYILQVPCITLRENTEWVETVEDGWNVLAGADTNRIIAAVNQITGERRNQQNGQFRTHSAHYGDGTAADAIRRIISAFDKE
- a CDS encoding nucleotide sugar dehydrogenase, with product MTDRHPENHQNHLATLFKERGPIRTIGVIGMGYVGIPAAVLFADIPGITHVYGFQRDSKTSGYKIAMLNRGESPLKGEEPGLEPLLKKVVSTGTFSCTPDFTKIADCDAVTLAIQTPFLNHADLLPDFTPLIDGLRHVGQNLRPGMLVVLESTITPGTTAGMARQILEEESGLVAGRDFALAHAPERVMVGRLLRNIREHDRIVGGIDPISTERAVELYTPVLTTGRVIPMTATAAEVTKTAENTFRDLQIAAANQLALYCEAMGVNFYDVRAGIDSLKGEGITRAILWPGAGVGGHCLTKDTYHLERGVQLAAEARDTTEAEDVAEVGNAAESGKPGKFPVARKARATVLDYPEGRPSLYTLAREINDFMPAHMLHLTVAALAEAGKPLKGARIALLGWAFINDSDDARNSPSDPFYQAATAAGAEVRVHDPWVDPATSPDLPSPDQPDGGLTMDLEQALAGADAVVIFTGHAAYRGLVPEDVKRWCGCERPAIVDGRNVVEPEEWVKAGFVYKGVGRGDL